Genomic DNA from Longimicrobiales bacterium:
GGCCGCGATCTTCTTCGAGCACAAGCTCGGGCCTGACGCGAAGGTGAACGACCCGTCGACGATCCTGATGTTCCGCGACCACCTCACCTACCTGCACGAGGTGATGCCGCAGGAGCGTGTGCAGCTCGGCCTGCTCGATGTCGCGCGCCAGCTCAAGGACAAGCAGGAGGAGTTCGCGAAGAAGCAGGGCGTGATCTATTACGGCGAGCGACTCGGCATCCGCCTGGGCTCGGAGGCGATCTGCCACTCGAAGATGCTCGAGGAGTACGCCGAGCCCGGCCAGGTGATCGTCGGCACGGACTCGCATACGCCGCACTCCGGCGCGATCGGCTGCATCGCGTTCGGCATCGGCACCACGGCCATCTTCAACTCGTGGATCACGAAGGATGTGCGCGTGAGCGTGCCGCCATCGTTCAAGGTCGTCATCCGCGGCAGGAAGCCGGCAAACGTGACCGCGAAGGATTTCATGCTCGAGATCCTGCGGCATCCGTACATCAAGGATGGTCACGCGATCGGTCAGATCATCGAGTACGCGGGTGAGGCGGTCGAGGCGCTGAGCATCGACGAGCGCGCCACGATGACGAACATGGCCGCCGAAGTCGGCGCGTTCACCGGCATCGTGGCACCGGACGCGAAGGCCGTCGAGTATCTCGTCACCGAGCGCGGCGTGGACCGCGCGCGCGCCGAGCAGCTGTGTGCAGGACTGTGCTCCGACGACGACGCCGAGTACGTGAAGGTGATCGAGATCGATGCGTCCACGGTCCGTCCGATGGTCGCACTCCCCGGTGACCCCGGCAACGGCCTGTACATCGATGAGCTGAGCGGTGATGCGATCCGCCTCGACGTCGCGTATGCCGGCTCGTGCACGGCCGGCAAGAAGGAGGACATGGACATGTACGCCGCCGTGCTTCGGTCCGCGTATGACGAGGGCATGCGTGTGCATCCGGACGTCAAGCTGTTCATCCAGTGCGGGTCGCAGGAGGTCCGGCAGTACTGTGACGAGCGCGGCTACCTGAAGTTGTTCGAGGAGATGGGCGCGGAGTTCATCGAGCCCGGCTGCGGCGCATGCATCGCCGCCGGCCCCGGCACATCGAAGACGAAGGACGAGGTCACGATCAGCTCGCAGAACCGCAACTTCCCCGGTCGGAGCGGACCGGGTCAGCTGTATCTCGCGTCGCCATATACAGTCGCCGCGTCGGCCGTCGCCGGCTGCATCGTAGAGTGGGAGCCGGGGAGATCGATCCGGCAGCTGCAGAGCGCGTGAACGAGAGGTTGGGAGGGTGCGCGGTGAGTTTCCAGAGTCGCGGCGGAGCCGGGTTCCCTTGTTCACCACAGAGCACACAGAGCACACAGAGCACACAGAGCACACAGAGCACACAGAGGTTTGCGCACGACCTCCGTCGTCGCACAACTTTTTGTTGTTGTTGAACAATTGAAAACGCACGTCGATTCCACCGGAATGCTTCCGCAGCGCCGGCAAGCCCTCCGTGTGCTCTGCGTGCTCTGTGGTGAATAAATGAGAGCATTGCGCAGCCGCGCACCCGGATCAGCCCCAACAACTCAGCCCCCGCCAATGACCCCATCCCCGGACCTCACCACTCTCCTCTCCGAGCTCGTGCGCATCGACTCGCAGAACCCCGACCTCGTGTCGGGCGCCTCGGGTGAGCGCACGATCGCGGAGTTCTGTGTGCAGTGGTTCGAGCGCAATGGCGTCGAAGCCTGGATCGATGCGGTGCGGCCCGGGCGGTGCAACGCGGTGGCGCGGGTGCGTGGAGGCGCGGGTGCGACGCTCAGCCTGTGTGCCCATCTCGATACGGTCTCGATCGAAGGCATGACGGCGCCGGGTCTCGAGCCGCGTGTCGAGGGCGGCCGCATGTACGGTCGCGGCACATACGACATGAAGGGTGCCGTCGCTGCGGTCATGATCGCGCTCAGGGAGCTGGCGCAGGATCCACCCAGGGGCACGGTGCTGGCCGCGCTCGTCTGCGATGAGGAGTTCGCGAGCATCGGCGCACAGGACTTCGTGAAGCGGTACCGCTCTGATGCCTGCATTGTCACGGAGCCGAGCGAAGGACGTCTCATCCTGGCACACAAGGGGTTCGTCTGGGCGGAGATCGAGACGGCGGGCACGCCCGCGCACGGCAGTCGCTGGGAGGACGGCGTGAGTGCCATCGCACGGATGGGGCGCATCATTGCCGCGCTCGACGAGTTCGATCGCTCCGTCCTCCGTGAGCGCACGCATCCGCTCCTCGGGCCCGCATCCATGCACTGCGCCATGGTGGAGGGCGGAGACGGCTGGTCCACGTATGCGCCGCGCTGCACGCTCCGTGTCGAGCGGCGCACACTGCCGGGCGAGACGCCGGCGGCCGTGCTGGACGAATTGCGCGGCATCATTGCCGGTGCGGACGAGGAGGCGGAGGTGCGCGAGGTACTCAGCCGATCGCCGCTGGAGTGTCCGCCGGACACACCGATCGCTCGGGCGCTCCATGATGCCATCACTGCCGACACCGGCACCGAGCCGGAGATCGCCGGTGTCGCCTACTGGATGGACGCCGCAGTGTTCGCCGACGCTGGGGCGGAAACCGTGGACTACGGCCCGACCGGCGCCGGGGCACACGCGGCCGTCGAGTGGGTGGACCTGGAATCCGTCGCCCGCTGCGCCCGTGTCATCGCCACGGCCGTTTCCAGATACCTCGCCTGAGGAGAGCGGGCGACGCGCGGTTTGCGAAACCCCGCCGGTCCTGTACCTTGCGCCCATGACTCCCGAGCCCACGCCAGCCGAGGCCCGCCGCCGGTTCCGCCGCACGCTCGTGCGCGTCCTGCTCGTGCAGGTCATAACGGTCCTGCTCCTCTGGCTCCTCCAGTCCCGCTACAGCGGCTGACATGCATCCCATCAACTGGATCATCGTCGGCGCGTACCTGACCTACGTGGTCGTGGACGGCATCCGTCGGTCAAAAGGCACGAAGGAGCTGGAGGGGTACTTCCTCGCGAATCGCAGCCTGCCGTGGTGGGCCGTCGGCCTGTCCGTGATGGCTACACAGCTCTCCGCCGTCACCATGATCGGCACGACCGGTCAGGGTGCGACGGACGGAATGCGCT
This window encodes:
- a CDS encoding aconitase family protein, producing FVCSVSGKRRGKGSSREQSPYAELMAGIRVVIAENIERIYNENCQNLGVLTSTDFSLIDRIRGGEEIELAEFTTGVDPITRDIIEYGGLFEYNVARLQGRVTVPSLEEGGATERHGGMEPDLGDPAAVRDLRGAGAKDPGAVTYGLENAAAQTTATSRPTNERSPDTEDDEPAGMGAAATGSTRRRPMTIAEKIFASRWVVDAAHDRCGVPAVQPGNSGFVRTDWRFSHEYVSPMAAIFFEHKLGPDAKVNDPSTILMFRDHLTYLHEVMPQERVQLGLLDVARQLKDKQEEFAKKQGVIYYGERLGIRLGSEAICHSKMLEEYAEPGQVIVGTDSHTPHSGAIGCIAFGIGTTAIFNSWITKDVRVSVPPSFKVVIRGRKPANVTAKDFMLEILRHPYIKDGHAIGQIIEYAGEAVEALSIDERATMTNMAAEVGAFTGIVAPDAKAVEYLVTERGVDRARAEQLCAGLCSDDDAEYVKVIEIDASTVRPMVALPGDPGNGLYIDELSGDAIRLDVAYAGSCTAGKKEDMDMYAAVLRSAYDEGMRVHPDVKLFIQCGSQEVRQYCDERGYLKLFEEMGAEFIEPGCGACIAAGPGTSKTKDEVTISSQNRNFPGRSGPGQLYLASPYTVAASAVAGCIVEWEPGRSIRQLQSA
- a CDS encoding M20/M25/M40 family metallo-hydrolase, with product MTPSPDLTTLLSELVRIDSQNPDLVSGASGERTIAEFCVQWFERNGVEAWIDAVRPGRCNAVARVRGGAGATLSLCAHLDTVSIEGMTAPGLEPRVEGGRMYGRGTYDMKGAVAAVMIALRELAQDPPRGTVLAALVCDEEFASIGAQDFVKRYRSDACIVTEPSEGRLILAHKGFVWAEIETAGTPAHGSRWEDGVSAIARMGRIIAALDEFDRSVLRERTHPLLGPASMHCAMVEGGDGWSTYAPRCTLRVERRTLPGETPAAVLDELRGIIAGADEEAEVREVLSRSPLECPPDTPIARALHDAITADTGTEPEIAGVAYWMDAAVFADAGAETVDYGPTGAGAHAAVEWVDLESVARCARVIATAVSRYLA